AAAGAGTGTTAAGGTATATTAGAGGTACAATTGATTATGGTGTCAAGTTTGGAAGATGCCAAAACTTCAAGCTATGTGGATTTTCAGATAGTGATTGGGCTGGGTCTGTTGATGACATGAAAAGCACATCAGGTTTCTGTTTCAGTTTTGGTTCAGGAGCATTTTCATGGTGTTCAAAGAAGCAAGAAATTGTTGCACAATCCACTGCAGAGGTCGAATTTATTGCAGCAACAGCCACTGTCAATCAAGCTTTATGGCTGAAAAAGCTTATGTGTGATCTGAATATGAAGCAGAAGGATAATACTGAGATTTTTGTTGATAATCAAGTTGCCATTGCAATATCTAACAATCCAGTGTTCCATGGAAAGACTAAGCATTTCAACATCAAGCTATTTTTCTTAAGGGAGGTGCAGcaaaatggagaagcaactctggTTTATTGCAGATCAGAAGATCAGTTAGCAGACCTGTTCACAAAGCCACTTCCACTCAGCAAGTTCGAGCTTCTAAGGCAGAAAATTGGAGTTTGCAGTACCAAAAGCAAGGAGGTTTGTTGAAAGTTTGCTTTTGGACTTTCAACTCACGTGACTCTCACATGTTTTCttaattattatttagtttaattaagtcAAATAATAGTAGACCGAATCTTTAAGAGTCATTAGGTTTGTTTAACGTGCTATGAgcactacttccatattttctagtTTGTTGAGTCGTGCCTTCGTGTTGGCATAAATCTCTATTTTTCAGTTAATTCCAGTGCTATAAATTGTAAAGATCAGCTATCAATTCAAAACATCATTTATACCAAAATTGTTATCTACTCTCTCATCTTCTAAATTAATTGTTTAGAAAAAGCTTTGAATTTTGTCTTTGTTTCTGTATTTTTCATCCTTAAAACCAACACTTATGATCCTTTTTCCAAAGTATATGCCTTGAGGGTCAAGCAACTTAGCGATTGACCTAGCGTACATCTTTGTGCCTCTCGTGTATAGGGACATCTCGAATAGAGAGTTTGCTTGCTCCAAGAAAGTACGGACAAGAGGCCTGAGTTTGACCAGAAACGTCGTGGACTCGCACTCAAACGTGAACAAACTGCCTTCGAAAATCTTCTGATTTTGCTTGAAGAAATCGATATCTTCAGGACGAGGTTGATCATGAGAAACGGCATGGATTAGGGTGTGGTCGATATCGAGAACGAGGTGGAGCTTTTTGTTCCTGACAAGATTACTCGTCAAAGTCTCCGAATAGGCGGCAGCTTCCTTGTTGGTTAGACGCAAACCAGGGCAAATATAATCAAGATGAAGGACGTGATTCGTTACACGAATTCTTTTGAATTTTGGCTGTGAAAGATGGCATAATTGTTTGGTAGTCATGATGGTTGATGATGATGACGGGTTTTGGATTGTGAAAGGAGGGTTTGTTAATGGGTTGTTAATGGTTTGCGTACTTACATGCTTAATTTACATCTATATATATAACTGTCTTAAGGTAGCTTAGGGTTGACGTACGAAGTACGTGTGCCACACGTTTTTATGGAGGCCAAGATACTTGGGGAAGGGGTAACTGAGAGTTTATCACTGGAATACAAAATGCCAGCCTGTTAAAATTATCTGGTGTTAGCATGAGGGTATTCTCATTTGAACGAATGCATAAGCTACTCCATATGTTTTGCCTTTCACAGTTTTTGTCTCTTCTTCTTTGATCTTAAGTTTTAACATACACTTCATTTTGATAATATATTTGCAGTCTCTGAAACATCTTCTCCGGGATCATGACCTGCCCGTATTCCAGCATCTTTCAGAATTGGAGCTAGGTGTCGATAGTGACTGGGTCGATTGGAGTCTGCTGCCAAAATTACTCGAAAGTGCACCTAATCTAGAAGTCCTTGTCTTTCCAGAGGTAAGTCGATTTCTTGAGGTAAACAAAAATATGTCCAAAGATGCTATTTATTTGATCTTGAAATAAATTTTTGGTCAGGGATTAGTGGCTCCAAAGGATAATGGTCACTTTCTCCGGTTTTATTGGACATCACTGGAGCACGTACCGGACTGTTTGCGGTTCCATCTTATGACAGTTGAAATCCATAACTTTGTTGGAATGCCCGGTGAGGTTTACCACGTGGAGTACTTATTGGAGTCATCAGAAGTTTTGGAGAGCATGAGGATTCATTGTTATGAGTTCAGTAATGGGAGATGGAAGATGACAAGTAACCTTGAGGCTGCCAAACATAGAATAGCACATGCCTCTATAGTTTCTGATGATTGTGAAGTTGAATTCTTCTAATGAAGAAGTAAACATTTGCTCTGGAACTTTTGTAATTTGCTCATACTAGTAAGTAGCAGAGCACATTTGTAAATGTCACAGAAAATCCACACATTAATCAAGACAAATGCTAGGATTCATTTTGCTTGGATTTGTATGTTTGCTATGAAGCTATACTTTTATTTCTACAAGTCAAGACAAATGCTTAAGTATTTTTATTGATGGGCAATATGGAAAAATAGAAATGATGTTGTCTTTGACTTGAAGTGCCTTTTGCCGAATATACTGCTGCTGAAATTAGCTAGCTGGCAGGATGATTTCAACTCCTCCAACCCTTCTGTTTTGCCAATCAGAATAGCTCCTCCTGAAGATGTTAAATGGTCCAAACCACCAGAGGGAAGTGCTAAGATCAACTGTGATGGTGCGGTATTTACCAATTTGCACAAAATTGTTCTCGGTGCGGAAATTAGAGATTCAGCCGATCATGTAGTTAGTTGTCAATCGGTTTTTGAATGGAAATTGGCAATGGATTGGGGTATTCGAGACGTGATCTTCGAATCCGACACTAAAGCTCTCATCGACCTCATTCAGGACTCTGATTCCATTTTTCTTTCTTCCCATGCTTGGATTGATGTAATTAGGAGGGGCTCTCTTTATTTTACTAATTGTAATTTTTCGTTTATTAGGAGAAAAGGAAATACCCTCGCTCATTTGTTAGCCAATCACAAACGCTATGAGAAAGGATATTTGCCTCACTCACTCCTTAACTGATGTAGCTTTCGTTGACATGGAATGAATGAATTCTCATGTCATCTAcaaaaataaaagtatttttattgggCCTTCCAAGTTGTTCATTTTTTTCTTTTCATACAAAGGGCATTCCAAGTTTTTATGGCTTGTAAAATGAATGGAGTTTAATCGTCTAGCTACCATGAATGCCTCTCCCTCTCCGAGTGAATTCACTAAAATCTGAAGCTAATAATGTAAGTTCTTTATTAGTTGTGGAGCTTGTGATTGGCCCCTTTGGCGTTGATATAATATAACTTCCGAGAGAAGCTGCTAAAATTAAAGTTAAAAACCATTTTAAGCGGCAAATCAGAAAAGAATATGAATTGTCATTTCAATCAAATCATTTACAGACCAATGGCTTGAAAGTTGAAACACATTTGTAAAAACCCTCTCTTTCTTCACTTTTGTTCGAGTTTTCATTCACAAAAACCATGTTCCTTTGATCTATCTTTTGAAGAACGCCTCCAGGTTGTCCTTTTAATTATCTATTGTTCTTTTAATTCTTGCTCATGAAATGAGTGTTATGTTACTAATACAGTAGATCAGTACTAGAGCAAATACCTGTTGCCTTTTGAGTATTTAAGCTTTTAAAATAGTTAATGTCTTTTATGTGTAATGTTGATAATTTTTTATTAGTTTTTTGATTAGATTTAGGTTTATTCATTCATGATCTCACACTTTGTATGATCTCATCTTCATAGTTGCCATTTCATAAGCatctactaaaaattgtaacttttTCTCCTTAATTTTTTTGCAGCTCAGAGAATTGAGGATTTTTAAAACTCGCTATTGTCTAAAAGTGGAGAATGGCCGATAACTTTAACTTTGTTGATGACTTTGATTGGATTAGCAAGTTGCCTGATGAGCTTCTTGGCCGTATACTCTCACATCTTCCCACAACAGAGGCTGTTGCAACCAGTATCCTGTCAAAAAGGTGGCTGCTTGTTTGGACTTTTAAACCCAATCTCGATTTTTCTGATCCGTTTATGGGTCTTTTTGATGAGGAGCCTGAAACTCGATTTCAGATGTTCAGAGATTATGTCAACAATGTACTTTTTCACCATCCTGGGATAGAAAAATGTTCCCTTTCATGCTACACAGATAATAATTCAGCTTATCTATATGCTTGGATATGCGCTATAGCATGTACTAGTGTTCGAGACCTGACTCTTCATTTTTTTTACCAAAGGATGAAGTCAAAGATTTTCCTTGGATTGTCTTTACTTGCAAAACGTTAGTTAATTTGAAACTCACTGGCCCTTTCGTGATAAACATGCCTAGTTGTGTTTGTTTGCCAAACCTTAAAACCCTTAGCCTTACTTCAGTTATCTACGTGGATTATGCTTCCCCACAAAGGCTCTTTTCAGGCTGTCCTGGCCTTGAGAAGTTGGATATTACAAGGTGTCGTCCTTGGGGTGGTGTGCATATTTTGAGTATTTCCATACCGTTGCTGAATGCTTGTCTATCTCATTTTGTGGTAACGACGAAAGTTGGCAAATTTTGAGGACAAACACTCCGAAGCTTGAGTTCCTCACCCTTGATGGAATTTTTGGGGACTATTTTGCTTATCCATCAGAATCCGTGATCAAAGCTTGTGTTAGTGATAATTGTTCATGCGAGATACTCCAAGGAATTAAAAATGTTAGGATGTTAACATTATCTGGTCATATCATGTCGGTAAGTTCATTTGACTGAATAAAAAGAAACATTTTTTTTCTTTATGTTTCATTAACTTGCTTCATTTCAATAAAATATTGCTTGAACTTGCAGATTTTCTACCATATCCTAATTTCCCAGGATGGTGAGCTGCCCATATTCCAGAACCTTACGGAATTGAAGGAATGTCTTGGTCATAAAAATGATTGGAGTGATTTTCTTGTAAACGTACTCCATCGTGCACCTAATCTTGAAGTCCTCGGCTTTCCTGAGGTTAGTACTTGGGTGACTAGTATTTAAACAATTTATATATGTCCAAGAATGTTCTCTAGTTCATAAAAATCGGATTTTTAAATCTTTTGCTCGGGGACTAGTGCTTCCTTGGAAAAATGGTCAATTACACTTTGGTTGGTATTCGCCAGATTATGTACCTGAGTGTTTGCAACACTTTAAAACGGTCAAAATCCAAAAGTTTGTGGGAAGCGTTGGTGGGGTTCTCCTCGTCAAGTACTTTCTAGAAGTATCAAAAGTCTTGGAGAGCATGACAATTCAATGTTATGAGTTTGGTGACCCGAAGATGACAAGTGAACTCGAGAATGCTAAACGTGAAATATTACAAATGCATGTCAAGTTAATTTTTTCTAGTCAACAAGTAAAACCTGCGAAAAGCCTTGGCTCAGTCTCCTTTAATAATTTAGCATAGCACTTTtgtgtagttgttagttgttactGTGTCATTGTTATGTTTGCTGTTTATATTAGCAGATAGTTAATTCTACTTGCCAGACTCCAATCCTTTTGTATGTTGTTTCTCCCTTTCATGAACTTTTTTAGTGCTTTATTTATTGCATGTTTGCCTTGTTACTGTATTTGTAATTATGTTCTTCAGACTTCAGCTTTTGAAATTTTCTTTTTTATCTCTTTAGTTCGGTGTTATTAGTTTACACTTGGTCATCTATCAATTGGCGTTGCACACAGCAGTGGGGAGTTTTCTTGTTGTTCAAGCTTAGTTACTTATTCTGGGGGAAAATATCGTTCAAGGTTGTATTTGAATACAAAGGGAATAGTTGTCTTTATTAGCTGTGGACTTGTGGAGCTTGTGATTGGCCCATTTGGCGTTGATGTATAACTTCCTGCGAAAATTTCAAGCAGCAAGTCAGAATAGAGAAAGGACTCGTGACTTTCAATCAAATCATTTAACGAACGTATATTTTCGCCCTTTACGTTTCACCTATAATATTGTTTTAGCACTTCACGTTTTTTTATCTTAAAAGAACTCACATTTCCCGCTAGCGACCAATCATACCCCTCTGTCGTTAACTTCTCCCATGTAGCAATGATGTAGCACCTAGTGCCGTCTAGTAAGCTAAAGGGCCAATATATTTATGACACGTGTCATTCGACTCATCAAAATTTTGACACATCACTTATTTTTCATCAGACGTGCCAAAATTTTATATGAGCCGGATGACACGTGTCACAAATATATTGGTTCGTTAGCTGACTAGGCGTGAACTTGTGTCACGGGGTGCCACATAGAAGAAGTTAACAGGGGTATGTTTGGTCGCTAGAAGAAAACGTGAAGTTTTTAAGACTAACAAAAAACATAAGGAACTAAAAAAATGTTATAAATAAAATGTGAGTACGAAAGTATACGTTTTCTCAGTCAACAAATGTTATTtaattcactttgtaaaatgaacatGTTATCAAAAATAATGGCTTGAAGATTGAAACACATTTGTGAAAACCCTCTGTTCTCACTTCTGTTCGAGTTTTCCTTCGCAAAAACCCATGATCCTTTGATCAATCTTGGTAAGAACACCTACTGTTTACCAGGTTTCCTTTTTCATTATTTTTTGTTTAAATTGCATCTGATGTACGTTCACCCTTTCTTTATTGATATGTGTGTTATACACAAAGTCAATACTTGTTGCCTTTTGAGTATTTAATTTAAGCTTTCAAAGGAGCTCTAGACTTATAGTTCACCTTATGTCTTTTGGGTAATGTTGAATATTTGGTAAGATTAAGGTTTATTTTGAACGGAAAAATCTTTCATGATCTCGCATTTTATGTGTCATGTATGGACTGGATCAATTAATTATGCTCAGAGTTAGAGAGACAGTTGCTTCATGTGCCTGTTAGTAAAGCTGCCATTATCTCATCTTCATAGTTGCCCTTTCGTAACCCGAGTAAATAGTTTAATTTTGAGCATCTACTAGATTGTAACTTTTTTTTCTTGTTTTCCCTTAATTTTTTTTGGAATTGAGGATTTTTTAAACTCGCTAATGTCTAAAAGTCAGAGAATGGCCATTGTCGATGACTTTGACAGGATTAGCAAGTTTCCTGATGAGCTTCTTGGCTGTATACTCTCACGTCTACCAACAAAAGAGGCTGTTTCAACCAGTATCCTGTCAAAAAGGTGGCATCTTGTGTGGACTTTTAAACCCAATCTTGATTTTTCAGATCAGTTTCAGGGTCTTACTCATGAGGAGATTGAAACTCGATTTGAGATGTTCAGAGATTATGTCGACAATGTGCTTTTTAACCATGCTGGGGTAGAGAAATGTTACCTTTCATGCTCCTCAGAGAATGCTTCAGCTCATCTATATGCTTAGATATGTGCTATAGCGTGTAGTGGTGTTCGAGACCTGACTCTTCAATTTTTGAAACTTGAGAAAAAAGTCAGAGATTTGCCATGGGGTTTATTCACTTGCAAAACATTAGTTGTTTTGAATCTTTAGGGGGCATTCGTCATAAACTTGCCTAGTTTTGTTTATTTGCCAAACCTTAAAACGTTTTGCCTACATTCAGTTATCTACGTGGATGATGCCTCCGCACAAAGGCTCTTTTCAGGCTGTCCTGGCCTTGAAAAGTTGGAATTACAAGGTGTCGTCCTTGGGACGATGCACGGATTTTGAGTATTTCCATACCGTTGCTGAAATTCCTTTCTATCAGATTTTCTGTATGCTTTTAAGGCTATGATGGGATGGTGAGGATTAACACTCCGAAGCTTGAGTTCCTCAACCTTGATGGAATTTCTGGGGACTATTTTGCTAATCCATCAGAATCCTTGATCAAAGCTTGTCTTAATGACAAATGCTCATATGGTATTTTTGAAGGAATTAAAAATGTTAGGATGTTAACATTATCTGGTAATATCATGTCGGTAAGTTCATTtgactgaataaaatatatatatatatatatatatttaagtttctAGTACTTAATTTCAATAATATATTGCTTGAACTTGCAGAGTCTCTACAATATTTTATTTTTCCAGCATGGTGAGCTGCCCATATTTCAGAACCTTATGGAATTGAAGCTAGATCTTGGTCGAGATAATGATTGGAGTTGTTTTCTCCTGAAATTACTCGAAACTGCACCTAATCTCGAAGTCCTCGTCTTTCTGGAGGTGAGTTGGGTTACTTGTAATTCAAACAATTATGTCCAAAAATTTTCTTTTAACTCGTAAAAATCTGGTTTTAAAATCTTTACTCAGGGACTAGCTGTTTCTATGGAAAAAGACCAATTTGAACACTTTAATTGGTTGCCGCCGGATTACGTACTGGATTGTTTGCAACATATGAAGACGGTGAAAATCCACAAGTTTGTGGGAAGCTTGGGTGAGGTTTTCCTCGTCAGGTACTTGCTAGAAGTATCAAAAGTCTTGGAGACCATGACAATCCATTGTCGTGAGTTTAGTGACCCGATGATGACAGGTGACCTGGAGGAtgctaaatgtgaaatattatgtATCCAACCGTTGTCTGGTGCATGTCAAGTTAAATTGTTCTAGCAGAGCACTTTTGTTAGGTTTCTTTTTCCCTGACTATTTCTTATTCATGTATGTTTGCTTTTATATTACTAGCAGCTAATTCTATTCGCCAAGACTCAGAATCGAATCCTTTTGTATATATGTTTGTTGAGCATTTTCAAGTGCTTAATGGCTTAAATGGGAATGTCGTTAAATCTTGTTACTTTATTTGTAATTAGGTTCTTCAGCTTTTGAATGTTTCTTTCGTGATAATCCGTACAACCGAAAATCAATCTGTTTTACACTTTTTTGGCCGTGAAAGTAACTCTGAAGACGAGATGTCAAAACTGGCCTTGGCCAAATTTGACGAAAACCATTTTAGGATTACTTTTCTGACGTTCTAGTGGGAAGTTTTCTTGTTGTTCGAGCTTAGTTCTGAAGAAAATATTGTTCCAAGATTGTATTTGAAGTCAACAGTTCCTTGTCAAGTAAGCAAAAAGCACACAAAGTCTGAATACAAATGTGTAAGTATCACCAATTACACGGAAATCCAATTACACGATGGATTTCCGAACAAAAACAGGCTCCAAAGGAATTAAATGATGGGAATGGGATCAATGTAATCGAGTAAGAACGGGCCCTGACTACTTTATGGAGTTTGGCGATGGCCCATTTTGTATTGATTTATGAACAACTTCCATAGGAAGCTAGTACACTATTATATTTTCAACAACTTCCATGGGAAGCCATTAAAAATTTCAAAACTTTGTAAAGGCGGGAAATCGATAAAGTCTAGAAGACCCTCGCTCTTGCTATGCCTATGTATTTCAGTTTGACTTTCCATAAAAAAAAATCCATATGTATCTAGCTGATAAAATTCCTCTCTCAATCGATAAAGACTCCTCCTTGTGCTAAAATTCTTCTCTCAATCGATTAACATGGCTCTCAAAATTGGGACTTTTGGCATTTGATTCTCAAAACCAAATCAAGCCTTAATCTTTTTCAATTACATTCAAGTGTCCAATAATCGAGAAGAGAGACCTGGTAAAAGTAACAGTCTTCATTTTCATTGTTTTTCGTTTGTTAATCGATTTCGTGTGATGAATGTTGTCCTATGAATTGTGTGTTAGTTATGGTTGGGAAAACGGGTTGTCCGGCCCGGCCCGGCCAGAAAACGAAACGagtcgagtctcaaaattttcaaTCTTCAAAATCGAGGCTCGAGTCCGGTTCGCTTCCGATCCCGAACTGTctgtttaaaatttaaaaaaaataaagaaaaaaaaagtttataAAATTCAAACAAATAAATACCAAACAATTCAAACCATGCATAAATAGTAAGCAAATTAGCAAAGTGTAAAGTAATGATCTCCCAACACTTTAAAATATAATCGAGGAGTGTATTGACATCCTTGACTTTTAATACGggatatatatttttaacaaaatatCCCTCCAGTTTGTTTTTTCTCGTAATATAGTACCCAAATTTTGCTACTGTAATCATAAATCAAAATCCATCTAAAATTTATAAGATAAATATAGCGAAACAATGAAAAAAAATATTGAATTTATATAATATGCAGAACAAAAAATAATTGATATTtacccttttttttcttttttataaaaGCCCGCGAGCAGCCCGGGACCGGCTCGGCCCGAGCTCGCCAAAAGCCCGGGTTCGTCGATCCCGAGTCCAAAAAAACCTGCCTTCTAAACGATCCTTATTTTTTTGACCGGGACCGCTCATTTTTCGAGCTGATCCGAGCCGATCCCGGGCTTTAAGCCCATTTTCCCGGCCCTAGTGTTAGTTATGCTGCTGATACTATGAGTTTGTCGAGCAAAGTTAAAGCTTAGCATAGAACTAGTGCGTGTTTACTGCTTTTGGGTATTTAAGCTTTCAAAGAGTTATACTGTTCCATGTTTAATGCTTTGTAGTATGATGTTGATGAGTGCTTGTTTATTGATTATTTGGCTCTATTGCTCTATTCCGTCATCTTACTGACTGCTGAGAGAATGATTTTTTAGCAACAATTGAATTTTGCAATCGTTGTGTTCAGCTCAGAAATGGCAATGTCTAAAAGTCAGAGAATCTCAGTTAACCTTGTGGTCGATCATAATTTAGATAGGATTAGCAATTTGCCTGATGAGGTCCTTTGTCGTATACTCTCTCATATTCCGAGAAAAGAGGCTGTGACGACCAGCATACTGTCGAAAAGATGGGAGCACGTTTGGCGTAATACACTCGATCAGGATTTTTCTGATCAGTTTCAATACCGTCATACGTATGAGTTCCCTAATCACTCCATTGGGTCTAAGGAATTACCTTGGACTATATATACTTGCAGAACATTGGTTGTTCTAAAAATTAAAGGTGCACTCATAAACGTGCCTTGTAGCTTTTCTTTGCCAAACCTGAAAACTCTTGTCCTCGATTCTGTCATCTACGTGGATGATGCCTCTGTGGAGAGGCTTTTTTCAGGCTGCCCTGGTCTTGAAGAGTTAGATATTACAAGGCGTGAAAAAGATAATTTGAAGGTTTTGAGTATTTCTATGCCTTCTCTGACAAGCTTGTATATTACAAGGTGTGATAAAGGTGATAAGCTTGTGATTAAGATTATTGCTCCAAATCTGGAGTACTTCCAACTTGATGATGTAATTTCTGAAGACTCTTATCTTAGTCCATCTCCAAATTTGGACGAAGCTTATCTTGAGCATAACTGTACACATGGGATTCTTCAGGGAATTTAAAATGTTGTCCTGTTAGGATTATATGGTGATGATGTCATGTCGGTAAGCTCATTTGACAAATTTCTGCTTTGACCTTAAGTTCAAACTAAGTCTTTTGGATAATAACATATATTACTTGAACTTGCAGTCTCTACACGATATTCTTCAGAATCATGAACTGCCCATATTCGAGAATCTTTCACAGTTAGAGCTAGGTGTCGGGGAATGGGTCGATTGGAGTTTGCTGCCAGACTTACTTGAGGGTGCTCCTAATCTTGAAGCTCTCGTCTTTCCAGATGTAAGTTGGAAAAAAATGTTCTTTAGCTTGTCTATATTATGTTTTTGTTATTCTATCTATATTTGATGTTTAAATTTTTTTCCAGGGACTAGTTGTTCCTACACGTGATGGTCGAGATTTTCGACAATTTTATTGGGAGTCACCTGAGCATGATCCGGAATGCTTCAATGTGCTCAAGACAATTGAAATACTTTCTGGAGAATGCAAGTGCTTTAGAAAGTGTGAAGATCCATTATCATCAATTCAGAGATCGAAAAAAGCCAAGCATAAAATACTGCACTCCTTTTTTCTTTCTAAAGCATGTGAAGTTGAACTCGTCGATCCAGGTCATTATCGAAGATTACCAGTTCTTCGCATTTGAAAGTTCTCCAAATGAAAAACCTTTTCTCTGGTGCTTTTGTACTCGTAGTTGTAACATAGCACTTTTGTGTAGTTTTCTTCTAGAAGACTAAGTATTTGTTAGGTTTCGTTTTGCCATGACTCCTCCATATCTATGTATGTTTGCTATCTACTAGCagcaattatatttatatatgctcTAAGACTCGAATCCTTTCGTATGTTTCTTGAGAATTACGGCATATAGCTATGTGCATCGACATTGATTTCTTAGAAGTTTAAAATCATGTTTTATGGATATTCATTACATATGAAATAGAAACTGTATGGAGATGGATGGCTTTTCAACAATCCTTGAGTTATTAACATCATGTGAGTATATACAAAATAAAAAGGTTCAATTAAAAGACAACTAGAACTAGAATTCGGGATGTTTTAAACAAGCCTACAATTCGGGATGAGCCTAAAGTTCAAACAACCCAACAACCCGGGAATCACAACTGGGGAAGTTCTTGAACAAGCCTATAAGTCGGGGATAATGTTAAATAAGCCTACAGCTCGGGATGTTTATAAACAAGCCGGAAATCTCAACTCGTGAAATGTTCTTAAATAAGGTTACAACTCGGGATGGTCTTAAACAAGCATACAACTCTGGAGAAACAGAGGATTGTGCAAATAAACGGTCATTAGGAATTGAGAGGCCAATGTCAGTGTTTATATAATGGGCCCAAAAGCAGGCCCATGTATAAATGATGGGCTCTCGCGGCCAACCTTAAAGCTCAAATGGTGCTCAGCAAACGACCAATGCGAACTTTCACAGAGGCAAGCAAAGAGACGCTAGTGCAAAAATGGTGGATGAAGCGGCGATGACGGAGCAGCAGCCAGAAACTTTAGAAACGACGACTGACCATGTCGACGCTCTACTTGAGGTTCCCTTTTTCTATAATAAActtttcttcttcttattcttcttcatTGAAGTTTAAGTTTTAATTCTGTCTATGTGATTTTTCTTTAGGGTTCATATTATATTGAAGAGCTATATCTATCACTGTTCATTTTTTCATTCATGGAATTTAGCTCTCCTAATAATTTGTGCAGTATTTGGACTTTGGATTGACAAAAAGTGATTTTTTTAGTGATTTTGCACTTGATGAACTTAATTTTTAAGCTGTTCTTGTATGATATCGAAATGGTGTATAGTCTGTATAGATGGCTGGCTTGTAATCAGCTTCATTGTCTCGACAAATTAATCAGTTCTCGGATGATACAATTGTGAAGTGTTTTTGCCGTCCTATCTGAATGATGATGTTTCTGAATGCTTGAAAGGCTGCTAGATATGACGACATTGATGATATCAAGGCATTAGCATCTGCTGGCGTTTCTCTGGCTTCAAAGGATTCAGAAGGAAGAACAGGTCATTAGCTGACCCTCTCACTCTTTATACTTATTTCTTGACTTGTTATAGACATTGTTTGTTAATTCGTTTATACATACTTTTCTAATTTGTATCGATTTCTGCTTGCAGCTCTTCATATGGCTGCTGCTAATGGACATCTTGCAATTGTGGAGTTTCTAATCTCCAGTGGACTGGTGAGATTCTGATATGACGATTCACAAATCCTTTTTTACCTTTTTGATTTTATCTATTCCTGTGTGGATTGGTTATGTTTGAAGTAACCGTTTTTAACCAACCAGAATTTGTTCTGAAGCAGGATGTTAATGCTTCCAATGCGGAGAAGAATACACCTCTTCACTGGGCTTGCCTTAATGGTCAAGTAGAGGTGATTATTATAATACACATCTTTTTACACTCTCGAATTATTGTTATCTACTTATTTCTCTAATTCGTTGATACATCCTGGCCTTTTCAGGTAGTTAAAAGGTTGATATTAGCTGGTGCAGATCTTACGGCTATCAACAGGCAAGTTATTTCAACAAGAAATTACTTTGAAATTCAATTTCTTTTGCCGAATCTGTTCAAATTATAGTTGTGGC
This window of the Rutidosis leptorrhynchoides isolate AG116_Rl617_1_P2 unplaced genomic scaffold, CSIRO_AGI_Rlap_v1 contig428, whole genome shotgun sequence genome carries:
- the LOC139883615 gene encoding RNA polymerase II C-terminal domain phosphatase-like 5 → MTTKQLCHLSQPKFKRIRVTNHVLHLDYICPGLRLTNKEAAAYSETLTSNLVRNKKLHLVLDIDHTLIHAVSHDQPRPEDIDFFKQNQKIFEGSLFTFECESTTFLVKLRPLVRTFLEQANSLFEMSLYTRGTKMYARSIAKLLDPQGIYFGKRIISVGFKDEKYRNKDKIQSFF
- the LOC139883616 gene encoding FBD-associated F-box protein At4g10400-like, which produces MADNFNFVDDFDWISKLPDELLGRILSHLPTTEAVATSILSKRWLLVWTFKPNLDFSDPFMGLFDEEPETRFQMFRDYVNNCSRPDSSFFLPKDEVKDFPWIVFTCKTLVNLKLTGPFVINMPSCVCLPNLKTLSLTSVIYVDYASPQRLFSGCPGLEKLDITSWQILRTNTPKLEFLTLDGIFGDYFAYPSESVIKACVSDNCSCEILQGIKNVRMLTLSGHIMSIFYHILISQDGELPIFQNLTELKECLGHKNDWSDFLVNVLHRAPNLEVLGFPEFTLGHLSIGVAHSSGEFSCCSSLVTYSGGKYRSRLYLNTKGIVVFISCGLVELVIGPFGVDV